A part of Paenibacillus donghaensis genomic DNA contains:
- a CDS encoding SGNH/GDSL hydrolase family protein, protein MNNKLQVYALADLEHVKVHGRTTGNLSPLTLFWTGSAVELNVQGTELWVEVEVNYEIYEPWISIVMNGVPVSRQMVTAGRYWVPVFRGMNADRVKNVRIVTEVQAMNGDPGCSLQFHAVRTDGTFQPVKDKPYRIEFIGDSITSGEGAIGAKGEEDWIPMWFSAIHNYTAMTAAAMNAEYRVISQSGWGVLTSWDNNPHANIPAYYEQVCGLLTGERNEALGAGAPYDFESWQPDAVVVNLGTNDGGAFYSPEWTDPASGKIYKQRLNEDGTYHTEDLEAFEEASCQFLITLRKNNNHAHIIWVYGMLGIPMMPAIYRAVDAYVKLTGDRKVSVLQLPNTTAETVGSRSHPGVLAHEQAAEALTGYLKELLA, encoded by the coding sequence ATGAATAATAAGCTACAGGTTTATGCATTGGCTGATTTGGAGCATGTGAAGGTTCACGGTAGAACAACAGGGAATCTGTCGCCCTTGACCTTGTTCTGGACAGGGAGTGCGGTGGAGCTGAATGTGCAGGGAACCGAGCTCTGGGTGGAAGTTGAGGTCAACTATGAGATATATGAGCCATGGATCAGCATAGTGATGAATGGGGTTCCTGTGAGCAGACAGATGGTAACGGCAGGCCGGTACTGGGTTCCGGTGTTCAGGGGTATGAATGCAGACCGGGTGAAGAATGTACGTATTGTAACAGAGGTGCAAGCGATGAATGGCGATCCTGGCTGCTCGCTTCAGTTCCACGCTGTGAGAACGGATGGTACCTTTCAGCCCGTGAAGGATAAGCCTTATAGAATCGAGTTTATTGGCGACAGCATCACCTCAGGCGAAGGAGCAATAGGGGCAAAAGGTGAAGAAGACTGGATTCCTATGTGGTTCAGTGCCATTCACAACTACACGGCAATGACGGCAGCGGCAATGAATGCTGAATATCGGGTGATTTCGCAGAGCGGATGGGGAGTGCTGACCAGCTGGGATAACAATCCGCATGCGAATATTCCAGCGTACTACGAACAAGTCTGTGGTCTTCTGACAGGGGAAAGAAATGAAGCTCTGGGCGCAGGGGCACCCTATGATTTCGAATCCTGGCAGCCGGATGCAGTTGTGGTTAACCTTGGCACGAATGATGGAGGCGCTTTCTACTCTCCGGAGTGGACGGATCCAGCAAGCGGGAAGATATATAAGCAAAGGTTGAATGAAGACGGCACTTACCACACAGAGGATCTGGAAGCCTTCGAGGAAGCCTCCTGCCAATTCCTAATTACCCTTAGAAAAAACAATAACCATGCACATATCATTTGGGTATACGGCATGCTTGGAATTCCAATGATGCCAGCAATCTACCGTGCCGTAGATGCGTATGTGAAGCTAACCGGTGACCGCAAGGTGTCCGTTCTTCAACTGCCCAATACTACAGCTGAAACCGTAGGTTCAAGA
- a CDS encoding phosphotransferase enzyme family protein, producing MLKLKYLYSNENLAEMLLGYWEYDKASINMFQYYRISSNAIYPFQSEGTSRLLRFAPTAEKSKENIVAELEFISYLRTKSYGVLESVVSKNGEELVEAQTPWGNYYASVFERVSGVQMNETDFSDHIVFSHGKALGKLHYLSSEYTPANPKRWSYSDVLAWIQGVLIDFPQETAAWMESKRLQEYFSSIPITKYNFGLIHYDFEYDNVFYDNATDSCNVIDFDDAMYHWYAMDIEQALDSLTDYIPSEIFNQKKQCFLDGYLTEYNISEESSTIMPACRRFANLYGYVRCLRSITEEWANEPEWMINLRGKLIQSMDGKSLCFDREIR from the coding sequence ATGTTGAAATTAAAGTATCTTTACAGTAATGAGAATTTGGCCGAAATGCTCTTGGGTTACTGGGAATATGATAAGGCATCCATCAATATGTTTCAGTATTATAGAATATCTTCAAATGCAATTTATCCGTTTCAGTCTGAAGGAACAAGCCGACTATTGAGATTTGCCCCAACAGCTGAGAAGTCTAAAGAAAATATTGTAGCAGAGCTCGAATTCATATCGTACCTGCGCACCAAAAGCTATGGAGTTCTTGAATCGGTTGTATCCAAAAATGGGGAAGAGCTTGTAGAGGCGCAAACTCCATGGGGGAACTATTATGCATCCGTATTCGAACGTGTATCCGGAGTGCAGATGAATGAGACAGATTTTAGTGACCACATTGTATTTAGCCATGGAAAAGCATTAGGGAAACTTCATTATTTATCTAGTGAATATACACCTGCCAACCCTAAGAGATGGTCATACAGTGATGTATTAGCTTGGATTCAGGGTGTATTAATCGATTTTCCACAAGAAACAGCAGCATGGATGGAATCTAAACGATTGCAAGAGTATTTTTCTTCTATTCCGATTACAAAGTATAACTTTGGACTGATTCATTATGATTTTGAATATGACAATGTCTTTTATGATAATGCAACCGACTCTTGTAACGTTATTGATTTCGATGATGCCATGTACCACTGGTACGCAATGGATATTGAGCAGGCTCTGGATAGTTTGACAGACTATATTCCAAGTGAGATTTTTAATCAGAAGAAACAATGCTTTTTGGATGGATATCTTACTGAATATAATATTTCAGAGGAATCTTCAACTATTATGCCAGCATGCAGGCGGTTTGCTAATTTATATGGGTATGTTCGCTGTCTAAGATCGATTACAGAAGAGTGGGCTAATGAGCCTGAATGGATGATCAACTTGAGAGGTAAGCTAATTCAATCGATGGATGGAAAATCTCTTTGTTTTGATAGGGAGATTCGTTAG
- a CDS encoding PadR family transcriptional regulator, translating to MNSQDVILGMLMKEALTGYEIKQLLENVFSNFYSSSYGTIYPTLTRMEKEGLITKENVPQDGKPNKNLINITPKGRDCFNAYLLAPLEGDRIKKSDFMMRLYFGEFVGYDKVIIWLKQAQEESHTKLDQLLEQYSLYKDEMHPAQIICIQIGIEEYKAKLTTIAEGLVRLEELL from the coding sequence TTGAACAGTCAGGATGTTATTTTAGGCATGCTTATGAAAGAAGCGTTGACTGGATACGAAATAAAACAGTTATTGGAGAATGTATTCTCTAATTTCTATAGTTCTAGTTATGGCACGATTTATCCCACACTTACTCGGATGGAAAAGGAGGGGTTGATAACGAAGGAAAATGTTCCTCAGGACGGTAAGCCCAACAAGAACCTTATAAACATAACGCCTAAAGGCAGAGATTGTTTTAACGCCTATTTACTAGCTCCACTAGAAGGAGACCGTATTAAGAAATCTGATTTTATGATGAGGTTATATTTTGGTGAATTCGTTGGGTATGACAAGGTGATTATTTGGTTGAAGCAAGCACAAGAGGAATCACACACAAAATTGGATCAACTACTTGAGCAGTATTCGCTTTATAAAGATGAAATGCACCCAGCACAGATCATCTGCATCCAAATTGGGATAGAAGAATATAAAGCTAAACTTACAACCATTGCCGAGGGATTGGTAAGACTGGAGGAATTATTATGA
- a CDS encoding SDR family oxidoreductase — MKTIFITGASSGIGRTTVKHFAERGWNVVATMRSPEQETEFISLDNVLVLRLDVEKEDTIQSALAEAIQRFGTIDVLLNNAGYGTMGLIEAATDEQIRRQFEVNVLGLIRMTKAMLPHFRSNQEGMLINISSMGGKVTFPTMSLYHSSKFAVEGFSESVSYELASQNIKVKLIEPGAIHTDFGGRSMEFFFNEALTDYTPFTTAFRGKLREMEKHPAYASPPEIVAETIYQAATDGTSQFRYVVGEDAKMLIHMKENTDEEEYLTNIAQHFS, encoded by the coding sequence ATGAAAACTATTTTTATCACGGGTGCCTCATCAGGCATTGGGAGAACTACAGTAAAACATTTCGCTGAAAGAGGATGGAACGTAGTAGCCACGATGCGTTCACCTGAACAAGAAACAGAATTCATTTCATTAGATAATGTGTTGGTGCTAAGACTAGATGTTGAGAAAGAAGATACTATTCAATCAGCGTTAGCGGAAGCGATTCAACGGTTTGGTACAATTGATGTTCTTCTCAATAATGCTGGATATGGAACAATGGGCCTTATAGAAGCAGCTACGGATGAGCAGATTAGAAGACAGTTTGAAGTAAACGTTTTGGGTCTTATCCGTATGACTAAAGCCATGTTGCCACATTTTAGATCTAATCAAGAAGGTATGCTGATCAATATCTCTTCTATGGGAGGGAAAGTCACTTTTCCAACGATGTCTCTGTATCATTCATCTAAATTCGCAGTAGAAGGTTTCTCTGAATCCGTATCTTATGAATTAGCATCACAAAACATCAAAGTAAAGTTGATTGAACCTGGTGCTATTCATACCGACTTTGGCGGAAGATCGATGGAGTTCTTTTTTAATGAGGCATTAACGGACTATACGCCGTTTACTACTGCATTTCGGGGTAAATTGAGGGAGATGGAAAAACACCCAGCATACGCTTCACCTCCAGAAATTGTTGCCGAAACCATATATCAAGCGGCCACAGACGGTACAAGTCAATTCCGATATGTAGTTGGAGAAGATGCAAAGATGCTCATTCATATGAAAGAAAATACGGATGAAGAAGAGTATCTAACTAATATAGCTCAGCATTTTTCTTAA
- a CDS encoding glycosyltransferase: protein MIELVLTINDKDGSYTEHAGVVLASIFSNTQQTINVHIVHDDSLSEENKAKLTQLVDVFHHNIFFYHVTVPGDLYEVAAGVPKIDFWTMASMYRLLLPLFIQADRVIYLDCDILVNMDINELWSIDLGERYLGAVLDQGENLFEYFASLGLSAELYFNSGVILFQLNNIRSKQTWYDEMLHFLRSYPTMTMPDQDALNAIYSSNYLQMDQRFNTFAHSELDLDNKIVHFAGDNKWWDIDSPAAPLYSKFLAMTPWARELTPGPVPEPEQANIPQEEHPVALPEVVQEEHPVAPPEPEQEGHLVAPAEPPAPAPENISVKPHRQKRRRSLRLRLRLRLRLKLKRKLRKKSMLRAKYRSIKRLKLIKRRRAAKKQALRSTTVKLRPVKKKRKYVIRRVRVSRKKS, encoded by the coding sequence ATGATTGAGCTGGTTTTGACGATTAATGATAAAGACGGGAGCTATACGGAGCATGCGGGTGTTGTTCTGGCATCAATCTTTTCCAATACCCAGCAAACAATCAATGTGCACATAGTGCATGATGATTCCCTAAGTGAAGAAAACAAGGCGAAGCTCACGCAGTTGGTAGATGTATTTCATCACAACATCTTTTTTTATCATGTTACAGTTCCTGGGGATTTGTATGAAGTTGCGGCTGGTGTGCCCAAAATCGACTTCTGGACAATGGCTAGTATGTACCGCTTGTTGCTTCCGCTATTTATTCAGGCAGACAGGGTTATTTATTTGGACTGTGACATTTTGGTCAATATGGATATTAACGAATTGTGGAGCATCGATCTTGGAGAACGCTATTTGGGAGCAGTGCTGGATCAGGGCGAAAATTTGTTTGAGTACTTTGCTTCACTTGGTCTTAGTGCGGAGCTGTATTTTAACTCAGGTGTGATTCTGTTTCAGTTGAACAATATCCGCAGCAAACAGACCTGGTATGATGAAATGCTCCATTTCTTGCGTAGTTATCCAACGATGACCATGCCTGATCAGGATGCTCTGAATGCCATTTATAGCTCCAACTATTTGCAAATGGATCAGCGGTTTAATACGTTTGCTCATTCGGAACTCGATTTAGATAATAAAATAGTTCATTTCGCCGGGGACAACAAGTGGTGGGATATAGATTCGCCTGCAGCACCGCTATACTCTAAATTCCTGGCCATGACCCCATGGGCAAGAGAGCTTACACCAGGGCCGGTTCCTGAGCCGGAGCAGGCCAACATCCCGCAGGAAGAACATCCAGTTGCGCTACCTGAAGTGGTGCAGGAAGAACATCCAGTTGCGCCACCTGAGCCGGAGCAGGAAGGACATTTGGTTGCCCCAGCTGAGCCGCCCGCTCCGGCCCCAGAGAACATTTCTGTAAAGCCGCACAGACAGAAACGCCGCAGATCGTTACGACTACGGTTACGGCTAAGACTGAGACTGAAACTGAAACGGAAACTGAGAAAGAAAAGTATGCTCCGCGCCAAATACCGTTCTATCAAGCGACTAAAGCTGATCAAGCGTCGACGTGCAGCGAAGAAACAAGCACTGCGGTCGACAACGGTGAAGCTGCGGCCAGTCAAAAAAAAGAGAAAATATGTGATAAGAAGAGTTAGAGTTTCGAGAAAAAAGAGTTAG
- a CDS encoding sugar phosphate nucleotidyltransferase — protein sequence MKGLILCAGRGTRLQPSTYTKPKCLLPVNGEYILVSILNKLVAAGITEIGIVVSPSQGEIQETIGDGARWNASLTFLLQKEAKGLADAVRSAQSFVADSPFVLMLGDNLYEGDLEPLIRSLEADNSTASILLQQVKEPRQFGVAVIEEGRIVSLEEKPRYPKSNLAIVGVYALTAAIWSAIEKLTPSERGEYELTDAIQMLISEGKRVAYSVTTTPFFDIGTHERWLEANRYQMDHDPKNIVMPSGNNKSVQWITPVKVDPTARVTNSVIGPYVYIGPNSVVEDCILTNSILTDQVWLSHVHAEGSVFGSHVHLAEHEIQELPARHILGDRATVTRIGPDLQNDSK from the coding sequence ATGAAAGGATTAATCTTGTGCGCTGGCCGAGGAACGAGACTGCAGCCTTCGACTTATACCAAACCGAAGTGCTTGTTACCCGTTAACGGAGAATATATTCTTGTCTCGATCCTCAATAAACTTGTTGCTGCCGGAATTACCGAGATTGGAATCGTAGTGAGCCCTTCGCAAGGGGAGATCCAGGAAACGATCGGGGATGGGGCGCGGTGGAACGCCTCTTTAACCTTTCTGCTGCAAAAGGAAGCAAAGGGACTGGCGGATGCAGTTAGAAGCGCGCAGTCTTTTGTCGCGGATTCCCCTTTTGTATTGATGCTTGGCGATAATTTGTATGAGGGTGATCTGGAGCCGTTAATCCGGTCACTGGAAGCAGATAACTCTACGGCTTCGATACTGCTTCAGCAAGTCAAGGAACCCCGTCAATTTGGTGTTGCCGTGATCGAAGAGGGGCGGATTGTCAGTCTGGAAGAGAAACCTCGCTATCCCAAATCGAATTTGGCTATTGTCGGCGTGTATGCTTTGACTGCAGCCATCTGGTCAGCCATTGAGAAGCTTACGCCTTCCGAACGCGGTGAATATGAGCTGACGGATGCTATACAAATGTTAATTTCAGAAGGCAAGCGTGTTGCGTACAGTGTAACGACCACCCCCTTTTTTGATATTGGAACCCATGAACGCTGGCTTGAGGCAAATCGGTACCAGATGGATCATGATCCAAAGAACATTGTGATGCCGTCCGGCAATAACAAATCGGTTCAGTGGATCACTCCCGTTAAAGTAGATCCAACCGCCCGCGTAACGAACAGTGTAATTGGACCTTATGTGTATATTGGACCGAATAGTGTCGTCGAAGATTGCATTCTAACCAATAGCATTTTGACGGATCAAGTGTGGTTGTCCCATGTTCATGCGGAAGGAAGTGTTTTTGGGTCACATGTCCATCTTGCTGAACACGAAATTCAGGAGCTGCCTGCCCGTCATATCCTGGGAGATCGTGCAACGGTTACAAGAATCGGTCCTGACCTGCAGAACGATTCCAAATAA
- a CDS encoding ABC transporter permease, with translation MSILIRNELLKLKRLKSVYVIFILSFLPYAINTAGLLMTNKDITAGRYYFFVFNQYAILFPTIIFTFTGFFFYTEFKNRTMLNWISYPFHTFQLIFSKMISTFILLLFLSLLNHIVLLATQWMAFGKGITFNDVGSSLLTSTLFSTLCLLIIPVAAFLVLTTKSIIGVMIAGVASIFITTILLGADISIYFPFSYIYRLSIQFYDSSFGYSTQRVKMWGALILAAYVGLSTAGLYLYSKKSRVY, from the coding sequence ATGAGTATTCTCATTAGAAATGAACTTTTAAAGCTTAAGCGTTTGAAATCAGTCTATGTTATTTTCATTCTCAGCTTCTTGCCTTACGCCATTAATACCGCAGGCCTTTTAATGACGAATAAGGATATTACAGCCGGGAGATATTATTTCTTTGTATTCAATCAATATGCAATTCTGTTTCCCACGATTATATTCACCTTTACAGGATTTTTCTTCTATACAGAATTTAAGAATAGGACAATGTTAAATTGGATCTCCTATCCTTTTCATACCTTTCAACTTATATTCTCCAAAATGATTTCAACGTTTATTCTTCTCCTATTCTTGTCCTTATTGAATCATATTGTTCTTTTGGCTACACAGTGGATGGCTTTTGGAAAAGGTATAACCTTCAATGATGTGGGTTCATCTCTGCTGACATCAACTCTGTTCTCGACGCTATGTTTATTGATTATTCCCGTTGCTGCTTTCTTGGTACTTACAACAAAAAGTATAATTGGCGTAATGATCGCTGGGGTGGCTTCCATTTTTATCACTACAATATTACTTGGAGCCGATATATCTATTTACTTCCCGTTTTCTTATATATATCGGTTAAGTATTCAGTTCTACGATTCTTCCTTCGGATACTCGACCCAGCGAGTAAAGATGTGGGGCGCACTCATCCTTGCAGCTTATGTGGGCTTGTCAACGGCAGGGTTATATTTATACTCTAAAAAATCTCGTGTTTACTAA
- a CDS encoding ABC transporter ATP-binding protein: protein MPSDLLQTKDLNVSIKKVKILNDVNLTFERGKIYGLLGPNGAGKTTLLKVLLGIFHPSSGTVLLNNRDLYQKSSKEAIRSIGGIIEYPGFYENLTLFENLDLHLRYMGEGSSYYDIDELLMLVGLHDHKNKLFMQTSLGMKQRLGIARSMAHKPELLLLDEPTNGLDPLGIKQVREMLIGEVLRSGTTVIISSHLLSEINLMADELIIMNHGEIIFETKNMKRNHPIYLYKIFTPHTMGRHILEMISEQIILQHEDYVEIISTLSKNEFMQFVAENKIEIASFEVNELSLEDLYLRLISGSQTHEYSH, encoded by the coding sequence ATGCCATCAGATTTGCTGCAAACGAAAGATTTGAATGTTAGTATCAAAAAAGTGAAAATCCTTAATGATGTGAATTTGACGTTTGAACGAGGGAAGATTTATGGATTGCTCGGCCCGAACGGTGCTGGCAAAACTACACTGTTGAAGGTTCTGCTGGGAATATTTCACCCGTCGTCTGGAACCGTTCTGCTGAACAATCGTGACCTATATCAGAAATCAAGCAAAGAGGCTATTCGTTCCATTGGAGGCATTATTGAATATCCCGGGTTTTATGAAAATCTTACCTTGTTTGAAAATCTGGATTTACATTTACGTTATATGGGAGAAGGGTCCTCGTATTATGATATCGATGAGTTATTAATGCTTGTAGGATTGCATGACCATAAGAATAAGCTCTTTATGCAGACATCGCTAGGGATGAAGCAGCGTCTGGGAATTGCAAGGTCGATGGCGCATAAGCCAGAGCTTCTTCTTCTTGACGAACCTACGAATGGTTTAGACCCGCTAGGGATTAAGCAAGTAAGAGAGATGCTTATCGGTGAAGTGCTTAGAAGTGGGACAACGGTTATTATTTCAAGCCACCTCCTTAGCGAGATTAATCTTATGGCAGATGAATTAATAATTATGAACCATGGAGAGATCATCTTTGAGACGAAAAATATGAAGAGAAATCATCCGATTTATTTATACAAAATATTCACTCCCCACACGATGGGACGGCATATTCTAGAAATGATATCTGAACAGATTATCCTTCAACATGAGGACTATGTCGAGATCATCTCAACTCTATCCAAGAATGAATTCATGCAGTTTGTTGCAGAAAACAAGATCGAAATTGCCTCTTTTGAAGTAAATGAGCTGTCATTAGAGGATTTATATTTAAGACTGATATCGGGGAGCCAAACGCATGAGTATTCTCATTAG
- a CDS encoding HAMP domain-containing sensor histidine kinase: MKLSTKYLLIIVMSIFIFPISFLGVNFLYYFTLTKLVIHPQQIYYEPNELKAEWMQVIDSLGGRSDSEIISGLTQAMKYKDSTVSWIGDNGEVLMSEPKSNKLQTPWSVSDVFTLANREKNNELYTVSLLLKGQQTEGFVILEIPEQLMGSQWETVRGKYSYLWFGSLVIIWMLFVSISWFFFSQLQKRLVAMQENMDREWEGGIPETVIVEKEDEIGQLQLSFNRMVEQLKVSRAKEQHEMELRKNLIANLSHDLRTPLTIIRGHAFRIDKERLPEEDRNSLKIIYDKVDFLGELIEDLSSLTLLNAGKLPMNKTITDIRKIVRASMSGWYPIFEQKGFVVEVELEHSIVWDVDEIWLKRILDNLFQNIIRHAAIGKYISVRSLQTSESSVAFVIKDRGPGLQSTSEHKGIGIGLTIVTIMLQQMGLEQIWESSGEGTSLSIYPQNPV, translated from the coding sequence GTGAAATTATCAACCAAATATTTATTAATCATTGTGATGTCGATTTTCATTTTCCCAATATCATTTTTAGGAGTGAATTTTTTATATTATTTCACATTGACTAAGCTTGTAATTCATCCTCAGCAAATCTATTATGAACCGAACGAGCTTAAGGCAGAGTGGATGCAGGTAATTGACAGCTTGGGGGGGCGGTCCGATAGTGAGATCATCTCTGGGCTAACACAGGCAATGAAATATAAGGATTCAACAGTGAGTTGGATAGGGGACAATGGGGAAGTATTAATGTCGGAGCCGAAATCTAATAAACTCCAGACACCATGGAGTGTATCTGATGTGTTTACGCTTGCTAATAGAGAGAAGAATAACGAGCTATACACCGTTTCTTTACTTCTTAAAGGACAACAGACAGAAGGGTTTGTCATATTAGAGATTCCTGAGCAACTTATGGGTTCGCAATGGGAGACTGTCCGGGGTAAATACTCCTATCTTTGGTTCGGCTCATTGGTTATTATTTGGATGCTCTTTGTATCTATATCCTGGTTTTTCTTCAGCCAGCTCCAGAAACGTCTTGTGGCCATGCAAGAGAATATGGACAGAGAGTGGGAGGGAGGAATTCCCGAGACAGTTATCGTAGAAAAAGAAGATGAGATAGGGCAACTGCAGCTCTCGTTTAATCGGATGGTTGAACAATTGAAAGTAAGCAGAGCCAAGGAGCAGCATGAGATGGAATTACGCAAGAACTTAATTGCTAATTTATCTCATGATCTAAGGACGCCTCTAACTATTATTCGGGGCCATGCGTTCAGGATCGACAAGGAGAGACTACCAGAGGAAGACAGGAACTCGCTTAAAATAATATATGACAAGGTCGATTTTCTGGGGGAATTGATCGAGGACTTATCCTCCCTAACCTTGCTTAATGCTGGAAAATTACCTATGAATAAAACAATAACAGACATCCGGAAGATTGTAAGGGCTTCAATGTCGGGTTGGTATCCAATTTTTGAACAAAAAGGGTTTGTGGTAGAGGTTGAATTGGAGCATTCCATAGTATGGGATGTGGATGAGATTTGGCTAAAAAGAATACTGGACAATCTGTTCCAGAATATCATACGTCACGCAGCAATCGGCAAGTACATTTCCGTTCGATCCTTGCAGACATCTGAATCATCTGTGGCGTTCGTTATAAAAGACCGTGGTCCTGGCCTTCAGTCAACTTCAGAGCATAAGGGAATTGGCATCGGACTCACGATCGTAACTATTATGCTGCAGCAGATGGGACTTGAGCAGATATGGGAGAGCAGCGGCGAAGGCACAAGCCTCTCCATCTATCCGCAGAATCCAGTTTAG
- a CDS encoding response regulator transcription factor: protein MKNQILYIDDDIEVGDLVTRDLENRGYVLTWLTSPDDYLEHMNRTDLVILDIMMPGLDGFTIGQRMKTANPDIPILFLTARTALEDKLKGLKYAEDYVTKPFHPDELAARIEVLLRRFDKVGKEVILLKHLEIDMKVKRILNTDTNTEIILTEKQHKIFLHFLKHPNQILTKEQIYEYIWDQVYIEGDKTLMVHIRYLRQRIEKDPQNPEIIETIRGIGYRVMQ, encoded by the coding sequence GTGAAGAATCAAATCCTATATATTGATGACGACATTGAAGTCGGAGATCTTGTGACACGTGACCTAGAGAATCGAGGGTATGTCCTAACGTGGTTAACTTCTCCTGACGATTACCTAGAACATATGAATAGAACGGATCTTGTTATACTCGATATTATGATGCCAGGGTTAGACGGATTTACGATTGGACAGCGAATGAAAACAGCGAATCCGGATATTCCAATTCTATTTCTTACAGCCAGAACTGCCCTGGAAGATAAGCTGAAGGGATTGAAATATGCAGAAGATTATGTGACTAAGCCGTTTCATCCAGATGAACTTGCTGCAAGAATTGAAGTGCTGCTACGGAGATTCGACAAGGTTGGCAAGGAAGTTATCCTGCTTAAGCATCTAGAAATTGATATGAAAGTAAAACGGATTCTCAATACAGATACTAATACAGAGATCATATTAACGGAGAAGCAACACAAAATATTTCTGCACTTTCTCAAACATCCCAATCAGATACTGACCAAAGAACAAATCTATGAATATATTTGGGACCAGGTGTACATCGAAGGTGATAAGACGCTAATGGTCCATATTCGCTACTTAAGACAACGTATTGAAAAAGATCCGCAGAATCCGGAAATCATAGAGACGATACGTGGAATCGGCTACAGGGTGATGCAGTGA
- a CDS encoding glycoside hydrolase family 16 protein: protein MNTLVWEQNFLNGDTDLRLWNVRLGNDLLDNNDNPIYPGWGNGEQQFYTGHAGNLYIDDNGLNLCARRETIETDGRQFAYTSARVDTRDHFSFCYGKLIVRAQLPVGQGIWPAIWLLPQDQAYGPWPASGEIDILEAKGRLPRQVAGTLHYGKDLDHKVVEEFTYELENGTINEFRDYALEWDAGSIRWLVDGHCFAERELQPDRMPFDKPFYLVLNLAVGGWYDNVVVDEAALPAVMTISGIWLYQ, encoded by the coding sequence ATGAACACGCTTGTATGGGAGCAGAATTTCTTGAATGGCGATACCGATTTGAGGCTGTGGAACGTTCGTCTTGGCAACGACTTGCTTGATAACAATGACAATCCCATATACCCGGGCTGGGGCAACGGGGAGCAGCAGTTTTATACGGGTCATGCAGGCAATCTGTATATCGACGACAATGGCTTAAACCTGTGTGCGCGCCGCGAAACCATCGAAACGGACGGGCGGCAATTTGCCTATACCTCGGCCCGTGTGGATACCAGGGACCACTTCTCCTTCTGCTACGGCAAGCTAATCGTGCGTGCTCAGCTGCCGGTAGGGCAGGGGATCTGGCCTGCCATCTGGCTGCTTCCGCAGGATCAGGCTTACGGCCCCTGGCCCGCCTCCGGTGAGATAGACATCCTGGAAGCCAAGGGCCGCCTGCCCCGGCAGGTAGCTGGAACGCTGCACTACGGTAAGGACCTGGACCATAAAGTCGTCGAAGAGTTCACTTATGAGCTTGAGAACGGGACCATTAACGAATTCCGTGATTATGCGCTGGAATGGGACGCCGGCTCGATCCGGTGGCTGGTAGACGGGCATTGCTTCGCCGAGCGTGAGCTGCAGCCGGACCGTATGCCCTTTGACAAGCCTTTTTATCTGGTGCTTAACCTTGCGGTGGGCGGCTGGTATGACAATGTAGTGGTGGACGAAGCCGCGCTCCCGGCGGTCATGACGATTTCAGGCATATGGCTGTACCAATAA